From a single Triplophysa rosa linkage group LG1, Trosa_1v2, whole genome shotgun sequence genomic region:
- the abcc12 gene encoding ATP-binding cassette sub-family C member 12, whose translation MKDFSPPRENQNVKGVSFRQRNDSDVWETSSRTMSTFPEGPPVLDYREPGPPPKGHKYQNTLKSLIPFRFGSRSHPIDDAGFFSFASFAWMTPMMWKLFRNRLDMNSLSLSPHDGAHTSGERFQRLWEEEVARVGLDKASVTAVVMRFQKTRLIVSFLSSIFFSFAVFVGPSIIVYEILNYAEKSSSSTVFHGVGLCVALFISEFSKAFFASLLWALNMRTAVRIKGAFSMLAFKKIISLRTLTNISVGETINVLTSDGYRLYEAVLYGTFLLCVPVLLIICIIYACIILGYTALIGILVYLIFIPIQFSVARLIGLFRRQAVSVTDKRVRTMNEVLTCIKLIKMYAWEESFEKTITDIRRNEKLLLQKAGYVQSLNSSLTTIVPTLATILTFITHTALKLPLEPSTAYTIIAVFNCMRMSMGLLPFSVKAVAEAKVALARLKKLLMVKNPDSYLIQNKDSSSALIMEKASFSWSPPDVTNASERPQDNSQNTKHTSDNKPALRNISFTLPKGSLLGVCGNVGSGKTSLISSILEQMHLLSGSVSVNGTLAYVSQQAWIFHGTVRDNILMGEPFDQTRYDRVVYACSLKPDLAMLPYGDQTEIGERGLNLSGGQKQRVSLARAVYSNRDIILLDDPLSAVDAHVGKHIFEECIKKELKGKSIILVTHQLQYLEFCDEVLLLENGEIKEAGTHSSLMNAEGRYAQLIHNVQLEQNNEKKEDNSQIHTELDTKQKNLDEPQRNGIENPAFDMSDEKIKTVESFPKETRKGKKDQLVTREVSQEGSVTWRTYHQYCKAAGGYILAVIIVLLFTLLVGSTAVSNWWLSYWLEQGSGLLNSSDPSSNSGNISENPDLPFYQMVYGLMIVAMVVLSIAKGYTFVKVTLRSSSKLHDTMFKRILGSPMSFFDTTPTGRMVNRFSKDQDEVDAVLPFNMENFFQFSLMVTFTILTICVVFPYLLIVVAVLGCIFAIILYVFQRSIRQMKRMENVSRSPWISLTTSTIQGLSTIHAYDKRQQYIEQFKMLSDTNSNHFLLFNCGTRWLSFWLDFLSSTVTLTVALFVVLSSNGTINPALKGLALSYTIQLTGMLQFVVRLSTEVEAKFTSVERLLEYITGCASEGPRTIKDANIPTGWPQEGAITFRNYSMRYREYTPIVLNKLTINIKPQEKVGIVGRTGSGKSSLGVAVFRLAEPAEGTILIDNMDISKLGLKDLRSKLSVIPQDPVLFIGTVRYNLDPFNNYKDEELWLALEKTYMKDTIAKLPEKLESTVVENGENFSVGERQLMCMARALLRNSKIILLDEATASIDSETDGMIQHTIRVAFQHCTVLTIAHRINTVLESDRILVMDQGKVVEFDRPQDLMQRPNSLFASLLAAANHVNS comes from the exons ATGAAGGACTTTTCACCCCCCAGAGAGAACCAAAATGTAAAAGGAGTTTCTTTT AGACAAAGAAACGATAGTGATGTGTGGGAAACATCATCTAGAACCATGAGCACATTTCCCGAAGGCCCTCCGGTTCTAGATTACAGGGAGCCAGGACCCCCTCCTAAGGGCCACAAGTACCAGAACACCTTAAAATCACTCATCCCATTCCGCTTTGGCTCACG ttcgcaCCCAATTGATGATGCTGGTTTCTTCTCCTTCGCATCATTTGCATGGATGACGCCCATGATGTGGAAGCTCTTCAGGAATCGGTTAGACATGaactcactttctctctcacctCATGATGGAGCCCACACCAGTGGAGAGAG GTTTCAGAGACTGTGGGAAGAGGAGGTCGCCCGCGTGGGCCTAGATAAAGCTTCTGTTACTGCCGTGGTCATGCGTTTTCAGAAGACAAGATTAATAGTGTCATTCTTGTCCTCCATCTTTTTCTCTTTTGCTGTATTTGTTGGTCCG TCTATTATAGTGTATGAAATCCTAAACTACGCAGAGAAGTCAAGTTCATCCACAGTGTTTCACGGTGTGGGTCTGTGTGTGGCCCTGTTCATCTCAGAATTCAGCAAGGCGTTTTTTGCATCACTCTTGTGGGCTTTGAACATGCGTACAGCTGTCAGAATAAAGGGAGCGTTCTCAATGCTTGCTTTCAAGAAAATCATCTCTCTCAGGACACTCACCAACATCAGTGTAGGAGAG ACGATAAACGTGTTGACGAGTGATGGCTATCGATTATATGAGGCTGTCTTGTATGGAACATTTCTACTGTGTGTTCCTGTGCTACTGATCATATGCATCATATATGCATGCATCATTCTGGGATACACAGCACTTATTGGAATTTTGGTGTACCTGATCTTCATACCTATTCAG TTCTCAGTTGCTAGACTCATTGGTCTATTTAGAAGGCAGGCTGTATCTGTGACAGACAAACGTGTTCGCACGATGAATGAGGTTCTGACCTGCATCAAGCTCATTAAGATGTACGCGTGGGAGGAGTCTTTTGAGAAAACAATCACAG ATATCAGGAGAAATGAGAAGTTGCTGTTACAGAAGGCTGGTTATGTTCAGAGTTTAAACTCTTCCCTAACAACAATAGTGCCCACACTGGCAACCATCCTCACCTTCATTACCCACACTGCACTGAAACTGCCCCTAGAACCTTCTACT GCCTACACTATCATCGCTGTATTCAACTGCATGAGGATGTCTATGGGTTTGTTGCCATTCTCTGTTAAAGCTGTAGCTGAGGCTAAAGTCGCTCTGGCTAGACTGAAG AAGCTTCTGATGGTCAAGAACCCAGACAGTTATCTCATCCAAAATAAGGATTCGAGCTCAGCGCTTATTATGGAAAAGGCTTCGTTCAGCTGGAGCCCGCCAGATGTCACCAATGCCAGTGAGCGTCCTCAAGATAACTCTCAAAACACCAAACATACCTCAGATAACAAACCAGCACTCAGAAACATCAGTTTTACTCTTCccaag GGAAGTCTgctgggggtatgtggcaatgTTGGAAGTGGGAAAACCTCTTTAATATCAAGTATTCTAGAGCAG ATGCATCTTCTGAGTGGATCTGTGTCAGTTAATGGAACATTAGCTTATGTTTCCCAACAAGCTTGGATATTTCATGGAACTGTGAGGGATAACATTCTCATGGGAGAACCGTTCGACCAGACCAG ATATGACCGTGTTGTTTACGCATGCTCTCTGAAACCTGACCTGGCAATGCTTCCTTATGGAGATCAGACCGAG aTTGGAGAGCGAGGTTTAAACCTTTCAGGTGGTCAGAAACAGAGAGTTAGTTTAGCCAGGGCAGTATATTCTAACAGAGACATCATCCTATTGGACGATCCCCTGTCTGCCGTCGACGCCCATGTTGGAAAGCATATATTTGAAGAATGCATCAAGAAAGAACTGAAGGGCAAATCCATCATTTTGGTTACTCATCAGCTACAG TATTTGGAGTTTTGTGATGAGGTGTTGCTGTTGGAGAATGGCGAGATAAAGGAGGCTGGAACTCACAGCAGTTTAATGAATGCTGAAGGCCGCTATGCACAGCTCATTCATAACGTCCAGCTGGAACAGAACAAT GAAAAGAAAGAGGACAATTCCCAAATACACACTGAACTTGACACTAAACAGAAAAATCTAGATGAGCCTCAACGTAATGGAATAGAGAACCCAG CCTTCGATATGTCtgatgaaaaaattaaaactgtGGAGTCTTTTCcaaaagaaacaagaaaag gcaAGAAGGATCAATTAGTAACTCGGGAAGTGTCCCAGGAGGGATCTGTGACATGGAGAACGTACCATCAATACTGCAAGGCTGCTGGAG GTTATATACTGGCAGTAATTATTGTGCTGCTCTTCACTCTTCTTGTGGGGTCGACTGCCGTGAGCAACTGGTGGCTTAGTTATTGGCTAGAGCAGGGCTCAGgg CTGTTGAACAGCTCTGATCCATCATCAAACAGCGGCAATATCTCTGAGAATCCAGACCTGCCATTTTATCAAATGGTCTATGGCCTTATGATTGTCGCCATGGTAGTACTCAGTATTGCAAAGGGATACACCTTTGTTAAAGTAACTCTACGCTCTTCTTCCAAACTCCATGACACCATGTTCAAACGG ATCCTTGGCAGCCCGATGAGTTTTTTTGACACAACTCCAACTGGCCGCATGGTGAACCGCTTCAGTAAAGACCAAGATGAGGTTGATGCTGTTTTGCCGTTTAACATGGAGAACTTCTTTCAGTTCTCTTTGATGGTTACGTTCACAATCCTCACCATCTGCGTGGTGTTCCCATACCTCCTGATCGTTGTGGCAGTTCTCGGCTGTATCTTTGCAATAATACTATA TGTTTTCCAGAGGAGCATTCGACAAATGAAGAGGATGGAGAATGTGAGTCGCTCTCCCTGGATCTCTCTCACCACCTCCACCATACAGGGACTCAGCACCATCCATGCCTATGACAAAAGACAGCAATACATAGAACA GTTTAAGATGCTGAGTGACACCAACTCAAACCATTTCCTCTTGTTTAATTGCGGGACTCGCTGGCTGTCGTTCTGGTTAGACTTCCTGTCTTCTACCGTTACTCTAACGGTGGCATTGTTTGTAGTGCTCAGCTCCAACGGGACCATAAACCCTGCTCTGAAAGGCCTGGCCTTATCTTACACAATACAG TTGACTGGAATGCTTCAGTTTGTGGTGAGGTTGTCCACTGAAGTGGAGGCTAAGTTCACCAGCGTAGAAAGATTGCTGGAGTACATTACG GGTTGTGCATCAGAGGGTCCTCGGACTATCAAAGATGCGAACATTCCAACAGGCTGGCCACAGGAGGGCGCCATAACCTTTAGAAACTACAGCATGAGATACAGAGAGTACACCCCCATAGTCCTTAATAAACTCACCATCAACATTAAACCACAAGAAAAAGTCGGCATTGTGGGACGCACAGGATCTG GGAAGTCTTCTCTGGGTGTGGCAGTGTTCCGTTTGGCAGAACCAGCAGAGGGCACTATTTTGATAGACAACATGGACATCAGCAAGCTGGGGCTGAAAGATCTTCGCAGTAAACTCTCTGTCATACCACAAGATCCTGTACTCTTCATCGGCACTGTCAG GTATAACCTAGACCCCTTTAACAATTACAAAGATGAAGAGCTCTGGCTGGCTTTGGAAAAAACCTACATGAAGGACACG ATTGCTAAACTGCCAGAGAAGCTGGAGTCTACAGTAGTGGAGAATGGAGAGAATTTCTCTGTTGGAGAGAGACAGCTCATGTGCATGGCCAGAGCTCTGCTCCGCAACTCCAAA ATCATTCTCTTGGATGAGGCCACGGCATCTATAGACTCGGAGACTGATGGCATGATCCAGCACACTATCAGAGTTGCTTTCCAGCACTGCACTGTATTAACAATTGCCCACAGAATCAACACTGTATTGGAGAGTGATCGTATACTTGTCATGGACCAGGGCAAG gtGGTTGAATTTGATCGTCCACAGGACCTGATGCAGAGGCCCAACTCCTTATTTGCGTCACTTCTAGCAGCGGCCAATCATGTAAACTCATAA
- the cnep1r1 gene encoding nuclear envelope phosphatase-regulatory subunit 1, whose amino-acid sequence MNSLEQAEDLKAFERRLTEYVSCLQPATGRWRMILIVVSVCTATGAWNWLIDPDTQKVSFFSSLWNHPFFTISCVTLIGLFFAGIHKRVVAPSIIAARCRTVLAEYNMSCDDTGKLILKPRPHIQ is encoded by the exons ATGAATTCATTAGAGCAAGCCGAAG acctgaaggcttttgaGAGGAGGTTGACAGAGTATGTCTCTTGTTTGCAGCCGGCTACAGGCCGTTGGCGCA tgaTTCTTATTGTGGTGTCTGTATGCACAGCCACCGGAGCCTGGAATTGGCTGATAGATCCAGACACTCAAAAA GTTTCTTTCTTCTCATCTTTATGGAATCATCCGTTTTTCACCATTAGCTGCGTGACTCTCATTGGCTTATTCTTTGCTGGAATACACAAACGAGTTGTTGCTCCATCAAT TATTGCTGCACGCTGCCGGACAGTACTAGCAGAATATAACATGTCCTGTGATGAT ACGGGGAAGCTTATATTGAAGCCAAGGCCTCATATCCAATAG
- the gpatch1 gene encoding G patch domain-containing protein 1, translated as MASDDESDEDFVTYGTPLEPLEEDEPVRKPIPVHEQTVKDEKGRYKRFHGAFTGGFSAGYFNTAGSKEGWTPSTFVSSRKQKAEQQNARPEDFMDEEDFGEHGIAPREIVTTEDFASERRDQLKDKARAVSFLSAPIPGDTGLLDELISPAKSSIGVQLLRKMGWKDGQGVGPRIKRKQSKQNTDGAGKVYGCVFPPNGSEESEDDDEFAPENVTFAPKDVIPVDFTPKDDTHGLGYRGLNPLQALSGGSGSGHINLFTLHSDKTTNLIGDKRSGQQRRGGIAGQAFGVGAMEDEDDDIYHKDTMSNYDAMLGGEEPGDGLYGWTAPQEYSKKKIESKRDAAYLGRILQGFTLASKANEKKIVYTPPDLPRDYRPVHYFRPVVDSSSMSPIVAQALQASRGHLSQDPPQQGRHTLDSSQRREMLGETPLLGPSSVFELLGSKDREKLNDIRKASQEQNRSERDLSSAVDRAAVVASAKAAALQAMSSRFQSTAPQPDPHTQSPTSQSLPQPSSETQMALKAWSGPTADAGQTFKPFEKNPQKQARYDLYISRLKRGDRDALESSPDSSMTEWERGREKEEFVRAALLYKPSNSSLSSRFTRAKHEDDTDSVEVTRDQENDVDDKQAAVKMKMFGKLTRETLEWHPDKLLCKRFNIPDPYPGSNTVGMPKVKRDKYSVFNFLTIPESSQVISAPKPPSTSTSLPPKASEVSHKKSRWDVPEQGSKPIDPLSAFISEARSEVSTAQQVTAGVKSQTDSPQASATPEVEVEPSEAQKTEAEEEEEVEEEARPPMDLFKAIFASSSDEKSSSSSEDDSEEEEEMTPPTSEPSKSSVGSVDPPISVQFTPVPDISKVTDVKHPQVQSVSSSEMAVQNTQSSENVPAKTGSLNEEEFGPRLPPPGFMPSAYSPQSKKQKKKDKEKHKAKKDHKHKKEKKKKKNKKHKHKGKQKKRVEESNSSSDDSNSNSEAESRVVSTSDLLQRLKNLRDKR; from the exons ATGGCGTCCGACGACGAGAGCGACGAGGATTTTGTGACATACGGGACTCCATTAGAACCTCTAGAAGAAG ATGAACCCGTCAGAAAGCCCATACCTGTGCACGAGCAGACGGTTAAAGACGAGAAGGGCCGGTACAAGAGATTTCACGGAGCCTTCACTGGTGGCTTTTCCGCCGGTTATTTTAACACAGCGGGCTCTAAAGAAG GTTGGACCCCATCAACGTTTGTATCATCTCGAAAGCAAAAGGCAGAGCAACAAAATGCTAGACCAGAAGACTTTATGGATGAGGAG GATTTTGGTGAGCATGGTATTGCCCCACGAGAGATTGTCACTACAGAAGATTTTGCGTCAGAGAGAAGGGATCAGTTAAAGGACAAAGCACGAGCTGTCAGCTTTCTTTCTGCTCCGATACCAGGAGACACTGGACTGCTGGATGAGCTCATTTCCCCCGCAAA GTCATCTATTGGTGTGCAGCTACTGAGAAAAATGGGCTGGAAAGATGGCCAGGGAGTCGGGCCCAGGATAAAGAGAAAGCAATCCAAACAAAACACAG ATGGAGCAGGCAAGGTTTATGGCTGTGTGTTTCCGCCCAATGGATCAGAGGAGTCAGAG GATGATGATGAATTTGCTCCAGAGAATGTGACCTTCGCCCCTAAAGATGTAATTCCAGTGGATTTCACTCCTAAAGATGACACTCATGGGCTGGGTTACAGAGGGCTCAACCCCCTGCAGGCTCTGAGCGGTGGATCAGGATCAGGGCACATAAACCTCTTCACACTTCACTCTGACAAAACAACCAACTTGATTGGAGACAAAAGGTCAGGACAGCAACGCAGAGGAGGGATTGCAGGACAG GCATTTGGAGTCGGAGCAATggaggatgaagatgatgatattTACCATAAAGACACTATGTCCAACTATGATGCTATGCTTGGTGGAGAAGAGCCAGGGGATGGGCTCTACGGATGGACCGCCCCTCAGGAGTATTCCAAGAAGAAGATCG aaTCCAAGAGAGATGCTGCATATTTAGGCAGAATTTTGCAGGGGTTCACACTTGCCTCCAAAGCCAACGAGAAAAAAAta GTGTATACTCCCCCTGATTTGCCACGTGATTATCGGCCTGTACATTATTTCCGGCCTGTGGTTGATTCGTCTTCTATGAGCCCCATTGTTGCCCAGGCGCTGCAGGCTTCACGTGGACACCTATCACAGGATCCACCCCAGCAGGGCCGTCACACCTTAGATTCCTCCCAGAGACGTGAAATGCTTGGAGAGACACCTCTACTGG GCCCAagctctgtgtttgagctgctTGGCAGTAAGGACAGAGAGAAGCTAAATGATATCCGCAAAGCATCCCAGGAGCAGAATAGGTCTGAAAGAGACCTTTCATCAGCTGTAGATCGAGCTGCGGTGGTGGCTTCTGCTAAAGCTGCTGCTCTGCAGGCCATGTCCAGTCGTTTCCAGTCAACCGCCCCACAGCCTGACCCCCACACTCAGTCCCCTACCTCTCAAAGCCTACCTCAGCCATCTTCTGAGACCCAGATGGCTTTAAAAGCCTGGTCCGGTCCCACTGCAGATGCTGGTCAAACCTTTAAACCGTTTGAGAAGAATCCTCAGAAACAGGCTCGCTACGATTTGTACATCAGCCGGCTCAAACGGGGAGACAGAG ATGCCCTGGAGTCGAGTCCGGACTCTTCCATGACGGagtgggagagagggagagaaaaagagGAATTTGTGCGTGCTGCGTTACTCTATAAGCCAAGCAACTCCTCTCTCTCATCACGTTTTACACGAGCCAAACATGAGGATGACACGGACAGTGTGGAGGTCACGCGGGATCAAGAG AATGATGTAGATGATAAGCAGGCTGCTGTGAAGATGAAGATGTTTGGAAAACTGACTCGCGAAACATTAGAGTGGCACCCTGACAAACTATTGTGCAAGAGGTTCAACATCCCAGATCCTTATCCAGG gTCCAATACAGTGGGAATGCCTAAAGTCAAGAGAGATAAATACTCAGTCTTCAACTTCCTGACCATACCAGAAAGCAGCCAGGTTATCAGTGCACCCAAACCTCCCAGTACCAGCACAAGCCTTCCCCCAAAGGCTTCAGAAGTTTCCCATAAGAAATCTAGGTGGGACGTACCAGAGCAGGGATCTAAACCTATAGACCCGCTCAGTGCGTTTATCAGTGAAGCTCGTAGTGAGGTATCAACGGCCCAGCAGGTCACGGCTGGAGTAAAGAGCCAGACAGATTCTCCACAAGCTTCTGCCACTCCTGAG GTTGAAGTGGAACCATCTGAAGCCCAGAAGACTGaagcagaggaggaggaggaagttGAAGAAGAGGCAAGGCCTCCAATGGATCTCTTTAAAGCCATCTTTGCCAGTTCATCAGATGAAAAGAGCTCATCTTCATCTGAAGATGACagtgaagaagaggaagagatgaCCCCGCCAACATCTGAACCATCCAAAAGCAGTGTGGGCTCAGTGGACCCACCCATCTCAGTTCAGTTCACTCCTGTCCCTGATATCAGCAAAGTCACAG ATGTAAAGCATCCTCAAGTACAGAGTGTGTCGTCTTCTGAAATGGCAGTACAAAACACTCAGTCCTCTGAAAATGTTCCTGCTAAAACTGGCAGCCTCAATGAAGAGGAGTTTGGACCCAGACTGCCACCTCCTG GGTTTATGCCATCTGCATACTCACCACAGTCAAAAAAGCAGAAGAAGAAAGATAAAGAAAAGCACAAAGCCAAGAAAGaccataaacacaaaaaagagaaaaag aagaagaaaaacaaaaagcataaacaTAAAGGAAAACAGAAGAAGAGGGTGGAAGAGTCTAACAGCAGCTCAGATGACTCTAACTCCAACAGTGAAGCTGAATCTAGAGTTGTTTCTACTAGTGATCTTCTCCAGAG GTTGAAAAACCTCAGGGATAAGAGATAG